One Bacteroidota bacterium DNA window includes the following coding sequences:
- a CDS encoding formimidoylglutamase, giving the protein MDIDLYLNPIDLSGYEFADKASRRRLGDVVNAYIKNRSFPELKDFDIAIIGVLEDRNTVGNKGCAAAPDQIRKYFYQLYEGAYKTRLVDLGNIKSGHTIEDTYFALSSVVKELLKQNIVPVIIGGGQDLTYANYQAYEDLGQIINIVAIDPIFDLGKTEQEMSSQSYLSKIILHQPNYLFNFSNIGYQTYFVDQDAIELMKNLFFDAYRLGFVRSKIDEVEPIVRNADLVSFDISAIRHSDAPGNKNVAPNGFYGEEACQIARYAGMSDKLTSIGFYEMNPEFDNHGQTAHLVAQMIWYFVDGFYNRKDEFPHKDKRQFVKYHVAIAGEKDDLVFYKSKKSDRWWMEVPIRSQNKVKFKRHHMIPCSYHDYQIACDNDIPDRWWQAYQKLM; this is encoded by the coding sequence CTTATATAAAAAACCGAAGTTTCCCCGAATTAAAAGATTTTGATATAGCCATCATTGGGGTGCTGGAAGATCGTAATACCGTTGGAAATAAAGGCTGTGCAGCAGCTCCAGACCAGATTAGAAAATATTTTTATCAATTATATGAAGGAGCCTATAAAACCAGATTGGTTGATTTGGGCAATATAAAAAGTGGGCATACCATTGAAGACACTTACTTTGCTTTGAGCAGTGTTGTTAAAGAATTATTGAAACAAAACATAGTACCGGTAATTATTGGTGGGGGCCAGGATTTAACCTATGCCAATTATCAGGCTTACGAGGATTTGGGTCAGATTATAAATATTGTGGCAATTGATCCGATTTTCGATTTGGGGAAAACAGAACAGGAAATGAGCTCACAATCTTATCTGAGTAAAATTATTTTGCATCAGCCCAATTATCTTTTTAATTTCTCAAACATAGGTTATCAAACTTATTTTGTCGATCAGGATGCTATTGAGTTGATGAAAAATTTGTTCTTTGATGCCTATCGTCTTGGGTTTGTAAGATCAAAAATTGATGAAGTGGAACCCATTGTTCGTAATGCAGATTTGGTCAGTTTTGATATTTCTGCTATTCGGCATTCAGATGCCCCCGGAAATAAAAATGTAGCACCAAACGGATTTTATGGTGAAGAAGCTTGTCAGATTGCTAGATATGCCGGAATGAGCGATAAATTAACTTCAATTGGTTTCTACGAAATGAATCCGGAGTTTGATAATCATGGTCAGACTGCACATTTGGTAGCTCAAATGATTTGGTATTTTGTGGATGGATTTTATAACAGAAAAGATGAATTTCCGCATAAAGATAAACGACAATTTGTAAAATATCACGTAGCTATTGCAGGAGAGAAGGATGATTTGGTTTTTTACAAAAGCAAAAAAAGTGATCGTTGGTGGATGGAAGTGCCTATCCGATCCCAGAACAAGGTAAAATTCAAACGGCATCATATGATTCCTTGTTCTTACCATGATTATCAGATTGCCTGCGATAATGACATTCCGGACCGCTGGTGGCAAGCTTATCAGAAGTTGATGTAG